A region from the Triticum aestivum cultivar Chinese Spring chromosome 3D, IWGSC CS RefSeq v2.1, whole genome shotgun sequence genome encodes:
- the LOC123077486 gene encoding uncharacterized protein, protein MEAAATSYPVARDPPPRPAPQTAQLGGGPAAPQRGGWARWALWAVVSLVLAASFAWGVYQARHRPRSLAFVIVTYYLLAVLYCCLGKLSLLRRDDPAAAPERRRVRLAVWVVSVAFANVIAARVADSMPERGLQIAVWVVLAAGIGVAFYFFFIREGARDVVAGQRREAELHQVSPEQRV, encoded by the coding sequence ATGGAGGCGGCCGCGACGTCCTACCCGGTGGCGCGGGACCCGCCGCCGCGGCCGGCGCCGCAGACGGCGCAGCTGGGCGGCGGCCCGGCGGCGCCGCAGCGCGGCGGGTGGGCGCGCTGGGCGCTGTGGGCCGTCGTCTCCCTCGTCCTCGCCGCCAGCTTCGCGTGGGGCGTGTACCAGGCGCGGCACCGGCCGCGGAGCCTCGCCTTCGTCATCGTCACCTACTACCTCCTCGCCGTGCTCTACTGCTGCCTCGGGAAGCTGAGCCTTCTGCGCCgcgacgacccggcggcggcgccCGAGCGGCGCCGGGTCCGGCTCGCCGTGTGGGTCGTCTCCGTGGCGTTCGCCAACGTCATCGCGGCGCGCGTCGCCGACTCGATGCCCGAGCGGGGGCTCCAGATCGCCGTCTGGGTGGTCCTCGCCGCCGGCATCGGCGTCGCCTTCTACTTCTTCTTCATCCGCGAGGGCGCCCGCGATGTGGTCGCCGGGCAGCGGCGGGAGGCGGAGCTCCACCAGGTGTCCCCGGAGCAGAGGGTCTGA
- the LOC123077485 gene encoding F-box protein At2g05970, whose amino-acid sequence MSTKETRLKEVNSVGMKDWANIQTDIVGLIIKKLGIPDYIRFRAVCTSWNHICKEVSNHPRVDPWLMLPTKPLDGAKFFSLPEKKTQTIHIPSVATIFGSMWTPVGSSHGWLIFFSPPQGTIQLVNPISSTSFQLPSIGRRHMSKAMLLDMSESNFTVAVIHRDQKGYQVTRKGSKSWSFVDSKHILVDVFKHRRQLYTIDVYGTVEVWAEPPRSWPDDDFPQVEPHMHNLVHYQHQKFNCLVETPSGDLIRVKRQSQNKFALWVLDRETSSFERTSDIGEFGLFVSHYSSFCFPAKDHPYLKANCVYFIDGYNNMCAFNLEHGTKELVEALEAAAPAQSQQDFYGRQPRAEPFLWLIPSLK is encoded by the exons ATGTCCACGAAGGAAACAAG GCTTAAGGAAGTTAATTCTGTTGGGATGAAAGATTGGGCTAATATTCAGACTGATATTGTTGGTCTAATTATAAAGAAGCTTGGCATTCCTGACTACATCAGATTCCGTGCTGTATGCACGTCATGGAACCATATCTGCAAGGAAGTATCCAACCATCCAAGGGTGGACCCATGGCTGATGCTCCCCACAAAGCCGCTTGATGGTGCTAAGTTTTTTAGCTTACCTGAAAAAAAGACTCAAACCATCCATATCCCGAGTGTTGCCACGATATTTGGATCCATGTGGACTCCGGTTGGTTCATCCCATGGTTGGCTTATCTTCTTTAGCCCGCCACAGGGAACCATCCAGCTGGTTAATCCCATCAGCAGCACATCGTTCCAACTCCCCTCAATCGGAAGGAGGCACATGTCCAAGGCCATGTTGCTTGACATGAGTGAGAGCAACTTCACTGTTGCTGTCATCCATCGCGACCAAAAAGGATACCAAGTGACACGCAAAGGAAGCAAAAGCTGGTCGTTTGTCGATTCGAAACACATTTTGGTGGATGTCTTCAAGCACAGAAGGCAACTTTACACCATTGATGTATATGGTACGGTGGAGGTGTGGGCAGAGCCTCCCCGTTCATGGCCAGATGATGACTTCCCCCAGGTGGAACCGCATATGCACAACCTCGTCCACTACCAGCACCAGAAGTTCAATTGTCTGGTGGAGACCCCGTCTGGCGATCTCATAAGGGTCAAGCGCCAGTCGCAGAACAAGTTTGCGCTGTGGGTCCTCGACAGGGAGACCTCTTCCTTCGAGCGGACCAGCGACATCGGGGAATTCGGGCTGTTCGTCAGCCACTACAGCTCGTTCTGTTTCCCGGCCAAGGACCATCCGTACCTGAAGGCGAACTGCGTCTACTTCATCGACGGCTACAACAACATGTGCGCGTTCAACCTCGAGCACGGGACCAAGGAGCTCGTGGAAGCCCTCGAAGCCGCTGCCCCTGCCCAGAGTCAGCAAGACTTTTACGGGCGCCAGCCTCGAGCAGAGCCGTTCCTATGGTTAATCCCTTCTCTTAAGTGA